In the Oncorhynchus tshawytscha isolate Ot180627B linkage group LG17, Otsh_v2.0, whole genome shotgun sequence genome, one interval contains:
- the tpst1l gene encoding tyrosylprotein sulfotransferase 1, like — translation MRGQKVSMLLGCALLCSASLLYLGLSGIDCPPPDHAHRHTWADAHLGSTNQSQASPIYYGEDTPLIFIGGFPRSGTTLMRAMLDAHNAVRCGEETRVIPRLLAMRATWSRSARERVRLDEAGVTDQVLDSAMRAFLLEVIIGHGEPAARLCNKDPFALKSLSYLARIFPQAKFVLMLRDGRATVHSMISRKVTISGFDLTSYRDCLTKWSRAVEGMYSQCQGAPEGSCLPVRYEQLVLHPEVEMRKLLSFLGLPWDPAVLHHEDLIGKAGGVSLSKVERSTDQVVNPVNTDALSKWVGHIPSDVLREMDDIAPMLARLGYDPLANPPDYARPDPIIAPKNYTLLQRTETLHPS, via the exons ATGAGGGGACAGAAGGTGAGCATGTTATTGGGCTGTGCTCTCCTCTGTtccgcctctctcctctacctgggCCTGAGTGGCATCGACTGCCCTCCCCCTGACCACGCCCACCGCCATACCTGGGCAGATGCCCACCTGGGCTCCACCAATCAGAGCCAAGCATCTCCCATTTACTATGGCGAGGACACACCCCTCATTTTCATTGGTGGGTTCCCTCGGAGCGGCACCACACTGATGCGGGCCATGCTGGATGCCCACAATGCAGTGCGTTGCGGGGAGGAGACACGGGTGATCCCACGTCTTCTTGCCATGCGTGCAACCTGGAGTCGCTCGGCCAGGGAGCGGGTCAGACTGGACGAGGCCGGGGTCACTGACCAGGTGTTGGACTCAGCAATGCGGGCGTTCTTACTGGAG GTAATAATAGGTCATGGGGAGCCAGCAGCCAGGCTCTGTAACAAGGATCCATTTGCTCTGAAGTCTCTGTCCTACCTGGCCCGTATTTTCCCCCAGGCCAAGTTTGTTCTCATGCTACGGGATGGAAGGGCTACCGTCCACTCCATGATCTCACGCAAG GTGACCATCTCTGGTTTTGACCTGACTAGTTACAGGGACTGTCTAACTAAGTGGAGCCGTGCGGTGGAGGGCATGTACTCCCAGTGCCAGGGGGCGCCTGAGGGCAGCTGTCTGCCTGTGCGCTACGAGCAGCTGGTACTGCACCCAGAGGTAGAGATGAGGAAGCTGCTGAGCTTCCTGGGGTTGCCATGGGACCCGGCCGTGCTACACCATGAAGACCTTATTGGCAAGGCCGGCGGAGTGTCGCTGTCCAA AGTGGAGCGGTCCACAGACCAGGTTGTGAACCCTGTAAACACAGACGCCCTGTCTAAGTGGGTGGGTCACATCCCCTCTGATGTGCTGCGTGAGATGGATGACATCGCCCCCATGCTCGCCCGCCTCGGCTATGACCCCCTGGCAAACCCCCCAGACTACGCCCGGCCAGACCCCATCATAGCCCCCAAAAACTACACACTG CTTCAGAGAACAGAAACCCTACATCCCAGTTAG